In one Magallana gigas chromosome 7, xbMagGiga1.1, whole genome shotgun sequence genomic region, the following are encoded:
- the LOC105344160 gene encoding heat shock 70 kDa protein 12A isoform X3 — protein MTQEKQNPKKGGEQKREKIVVAAIDFGSTYSGYAFSFRDDFQTNPLKIHTNHWSSVQSSGVSYKAPTTVLLNPDQTFHSFGYDAEDKYAELTESEEHNEWYYFSRFKMKLMNALDISKDQTGSDRLFTKLERSMEIEDMDGKKMPFMTIIAHAIRYLKEHLLRQLNDKNILEAVTADGIVWVMTVPAIWTDSAKQFTREAAREAGIQDDQLMLAYEPEAAALYCRLLPIDRFESGGEHQELVLKTFERGRKFMVIDLGGGTVDFSIQETTDSGKMKSIHGVCGGPWGGTIVDQQFIQFLIKLVGADVFTEFKDESRSEYLELMRILEIKKKQVDYNTQTIIPIGVPIALFENLEEHTGCNISEIISMSPYSNSVTYLRDKLRFDASLFRSFFRSSLHNIISHLRDILEDPACQDLQGIVVVGGYADSHLVIESLKDAFPGRRIIVPMEAGLAVAKGAVLFGHDPDVIFSRVCRYTYGDDICLPFDKNKHPYGNMTQINKVWYCKNIFRKFFEKEENVFLGEKRSLTADFDFRDKGRVYMREQPLAIKVYVSNQANPVFIDDVGCRVLGEIVVFCENEKWPETFTCTIEMEIAGTEIQVTASISTGEKAKASLTFL, from the exons GTGGCGAGCAGAAGAGGGAGAAAATTGTCGTTGCCGCCATTGATTTTGGGTCGACCTACTCTGGGTACGCCTTTTCGTTTCGCGATGATTTCCAGACGAATCCTTTGAAGATTCACACCAACCACTGGTCATCTGTCCAGTCTAGTGGAGTATCATACAAAGCACCGACAACTGTTTTGCTGAATCCTGACCAGACGTTTCACAGCTTTGGTTACGACGCAGAGGATAAATATGCAGAGCTGACCGAATCCGAAGAACACAATGAGTGGTACTACTTCAGTCGCTTCAAGATGAAACTCATGAATGCACTG GATATATCTAAAGATCAAACAGGGAGTGATCGTTTATTTACTAAACTTGAGAGAAGTATGGAAATAGAAGACATGGATGGTAAAAAGATGCCATTTATGACAATCATAGCGCACGCCATTCGATATCTCAAAGAACATTTATTGCGCCAGTTGAACGACAAGAACATTCTAGAAGCAGTAACCGCTGACGGCATAGTCTGGGTAATGACAGTTCCCGCCATATGGACAGACTCTGCTAAACAGTTTACAAGAGAAGCAGCGAGAGAA GCCGGAATTCAAGACGATCAGCTGATGCTAGCGTATGAACCGGAAGCTGCCGCCCTATACTGCCGCCTACTTCCGATTGATAGATTTGAGAGTGGGGGTGAACATCAGGAGCTAGTGCTGAAAACGTTTGAACGAGGGAGGAAATTCATGGTTATTGATCTTGGGG GAGGAACTGTCGACTTCAGCATTCAAGAAACCACTGATTCAGGAAAAATGAAATCCATTCACGGCGTTTGTGGGGGTCCATGGGGTGGCACCATAGTTGACCAGcaatttattcaatttcttatcaaacttGTTGGAGCAGATGTGTTTACTGAGTTTAAGGATGAGAGTAGGTCTGAATACCTGGAGCTGATGCGAATCctagaaatcaagaaaaagcaAGTTGATTACAACACTCAGACCATTATCCCCATAGGAGTACCAATtgctttgtttgaaaatttagaagAACATACTGGATGCAATATTTCAGAGATAATCTCAATGTCTCCCTATTCCAATTCAGTTACATATTTGCGCGATAAGTTAAGATTTGATGCAAGTTTGTTCAGATCCTTTTTTAGAAGTTCGTTACATAACATAATATCTCATCTACGAGATATACTGGAAGACCCAGCCTGTCAAGATTTGCAGGGAATAGTGGTTGTCGGTGGTTATGCAGACAGTCATTTGGTCATTGAGAGCCTTAAAGACGCTTTCCCCGGAAGACGAATTATCGTACCTATGGAAGCTGGTCTTGCTGTAGCCAAAGGTGCCGTTCTTTTTGGTCATGATCCAGATGTTATTTTCTCACGTGTGTGTCGCTATACATATGGAGATGATATTTGTTTAccatttgataaaaacaaacacCCATATGGCAATATGACACAAATAAACAAAGTGTggtattgcaaaaatatttttcgaaagttttttgaaaaagaagaaaatgtctTTCTTGGAGAAAAACGGTCCTTAACTGCTGATTTCGACTTCCGCGACAAAGGCAGAGTTTATATGCGGGAACAACCTTTGGCAATTAAAGTGTATGTCTCAAATCAAGCAAATCCTGTGTTTATTGATGATGTGGGGTGTCGTGTTTTAGGTGAAATAGttgttttttgtgaaaatgaaaaGTGGCCAGAAacgtttacatgtacaatagaaATGGAAATCGCAGGAACTGAAATTCAAGTTACTGCAAGCATAAGCACTGGAGAGAAAGCAAAAGCAAGTTTAacctttttataa
- the LOC136270307 gene encoding heat shock 70 kDa protein 12A-like gives MSGGASSLDGKLLVAAIDFGTAYSGYAYSFRNDYKLDPLKITTNHWTGEGSQTMSPKAPSSVLLNPDKTFNSFGYRAEEEYSNLVENGQHKDWYFFKEIKMRLLYKEKISRTATIDDECGKPMLGLTVLSMIIRYLKKDLFEKLEQRGMALRDQDILWVLTVPAIWSDAAKQFTKEAAEEAGIKHADVLLVYEPEAAALYCRFQKMQNIFNAKDDSNLSEKRKMMVFDMGGGTTDISVIEIKSSEKDGKEEIHIVERACGGAFGGVFVNEKFIQWLNSIFGKETMKQFKIEHRSDYMSLIANFEEKKRLLDSKGDKPICVQIPQFLKSSAEKGWGCSLEESFAKLNISDVRVKKRGKLFLPSSFLLETCFLPIAKDVFDELQRILTKHGDIDCVVAVGGLAQSPAVVSEIRKYGKDIPVYVPFDSSLAVVSGAVLYGHDKNVIKARVCPYSYGIQSMRHFIEGKDDESKKVKQEGETWCKHTFRALYKAGDLVRLGEVRKYDFMESFTDGNRQGKRDKPILCIIFASRDREPRYVTDPGCHEHGTLSIDPPNTGFPDQYECTVGFEFAGTEIIARIYEENRIIKTVKLDFLN, from the exons ATGTCGGGTGGAGCTAGCTCTTTAGATGGCAAGCTACTTGTTGCTGCTATAGACTTTGGAACTGCATATAGTGGTTATGCATATTCTTTTCGGAATGATTATAAACTGGATCCTcttaaaataacaacaaaccACTGGACAGGAGAAGGTTCACAGACAATGTCCCCAAAGGCCCCTTCTTCAGTTCTACTCAACCCTGATAAAACTTTCAACTCATTTGGTTACAGAGCAGAGGAGGAATATTCCAATTTGGTCGAGAATGGGCAACATAAAGACTGGTATTTCTTTAAGGAAATAAAAATGCGATTGCTTTATAAAGAG AAAATTTCTCGAACAGCTACCATTGACGATGAATGCGGAAAACCAATGTTAGGGTTAACCGTTCTCAGTATGATCATTCGCTATCTAAAGAaagatctctttgaaaaatTAGAACAGAGAGGAATGGCCTTAAGAGATCAGGACATCCTTTGGGTGCTTACGGTTCCTGCCATTTGGTCAGATGCCGCTAAACAGTTCACCAAGGAAGCTGCAgaagag GCGGGTATAAAACATGCGGATGTCCTGCTGGTGTATGAACCAGAGGCTGCAGCATTGTATTGTCgatttcaaaaaatgcaaaatattttcaatgcaaaagACGACAGCAATTTATCggagaaaagaaaaatgatggTGTTTGACATGGGAG GAGGCACAACGGACATTAGTGTAATTGAAATCAAAAGTTCGGAAAAAGATGGAAAAGAAGAAATTCACATTGTAGAAAGAGCCTGTGGAGGAGCTTTTGGAGGAGTTTTCGTGAACGAAAAATTCATACAGTGGCTTAATAGTATTTTTGGAAAAGAGACTATGAAGCAGTTTAAAATAGAGCATCGTTCTGATTATATGTCACTTATTGCAAATTTCGAGGAAAAAAAACGTTTACTGGATTCTAAAGGAGATAAACCTATATGTGTTCAGATCCCGCAATTCCTAAAATCGAGTGCAGAAAAGGGTTGGGGTTGTTCTTTAGAAGAGTCTTTTGCTAAACTGAATATATCTGATGTGCGGGTTAAAAAACGTGGAAAACTTTTTCTACCTTCATCATTTTTGTTAGAAACCTGTTTTTTGCCAATTGCTAAAGATGTGTTTGATGAGCTGCAGCGAATTCTTACAAAACATGGAGATATCGACTGTGTGGTGGCCGTTGGAGGCTTAGCACAATCTCCTGCCGTTGTATCTGAGATACGGAAATACGGCAAAGACATACCTGTGTACGTCCCGTTTGATTCTTCTCTTGCTGTAGTTAGTGGGGCAGTGCTATATGGGCATGATAAGAATGTCATAAAAGCACGAGTTTGTCCCTATTCGTACGGTATTCAGTCGATGAGACACTTTATTGAAGGAAAAGATGATGAGAGTAAGAAAGTTAAACAAGAGGGAGAAACATGGTGCAAACATACTTTTAGAGCACTGTACAAAGCTGGAGATTTAGTGCGGCTGGGTGAAGTTCGTAAATATGACTTTATGGAGTCATTTACAGATGGAAATAGACAAGGAAAGCGAGACAAACCGATACTCTGTATTATTTTTGCTTCAAGAGATAGAGAACCAAGATACGTGACGGATCCTGGTTGTCATGAACATGGTACACTTAGTATTGATCCGCCAAATACGGGCTTTCCGGATCAGTATGAATGTACAGTTGGCTTTGAGTTTGCAGGTACGGAGATCATTGCTCGTATTTACGAAGAAAATAGAATAATCAAAACAGTAAAACTTGACTTTCTaaactaa